The Prevotella sp. E9-3 genome has a window encoding:
- a CDS encoding helix-turn-helix transcriptional regulator, which produces MAANKDLNRLKVVLVEKKKSSLWLSKQLGCAPTTVSKWCTNSSQPPLEMLMKTAKLLGVEIMDLINKESFESI; this is translated from the coding sequence ATGGCAGCTAACAAAGATCTCAACCGCCTGAAGGTGGTACTCGTAGAAAAGAAAAAGTCCAGTCTCTGGTTATCAAAGCAACTGGGATGTGCGCCAACGACGGTGTCGAAATGGTGTACTAATTCGTCGCAACCTCCATTGGAGATGCTGATGAAGACGGCAAAATTATTAGGTGTTGAGATAATGGACTTAATCAATAAGGAGTCTTTCGAATCCATATAA
- a CDS encoding helix-turn-helix domain-containing protein — translation MRGIYFRQAYQIHMADDLLRYTSLSVADVAHRSGLGSRTNLYFAYKRDFKCSPTELREQLQRQGDEDTYKIE, via the coding sequence ATGCGTGGCATTTATTTCCGCCAAGCCTACCAGATTCATATGGCCGATGACCTGTTGCGCTACACCTCCCTGTCCGTGGCTGATGTTGCCCACCGCAGCGGCCTCGGCTCGCGCACCAACCTCTATTTCGCCTACAAGCGCGACTTCAAGTGTTCCCCAACGGAACTGCGCGAGCAATTGCAAAGGCAGGGGGATGAGGATACGTATAAAATTGAATAA
- a CDS encoding glycoside hydrolase family 15, whose protein sequence is MESLFDLWGKRDPEWEKKYQDTVLIPFTDYGKGVNQYQDVRGKIFGPGYEMFILAFFIGLYYDQTKPLVEDKAKRKHFGWPICEWGSREARLGRTKYSDLQRYIFAALVARTDIDFIAFDKGDITPRKAVDMLVDKMEQYANFGFDYMQEKLEDNPNYFFKETAFLRVFLGFLNKENEEEDIDDVPESLD, encoded by the coding sequence ATGGAATCATTATTTGACTTGTGGGGTAAGAGAGACCCTGAATGGGAAAAGAAATATCAGGACACAGTCCTCATTCCCTTTACTGATTACGGCAAAGGCGTTAACCAGTATCAAGATGTGCGCGGTAAGATTTTCGGACCAGGATATGAGATGTTCATCCTGGCTTTTTTCATCGGTCTGTACTATGACCAAACAAAGCCTTTGGTCGAGGACAAAGCTAAAAGGAAACATTTTGGCTGGCCAATATGCGAATGGGGCAGCAGAGAGGCACGACTTGGGCGTACTAAATATTCCGACCTCCAGCGGTATATCTTCGCTGCCCTTGTTGCAAGAACAGACATAGACTTCATAGCATTTGACAAAGGCGACATCACACCTCGCAAGGCCGTGGATATGCTTGTTGACAAGATGGAGCAATATGCCAACTTCGGTTTCGACTATATGCAAGAGAAACTTGAGGATAATCCTAATTACTTCTTCAAAGAGACCGCATTCCTGAGAGTTTTTCTTGGATTCTTGAATAAAGAGAACGAGGAAGAAGATATTGATGATGTGCCAGAATCGTTGGACTAA
- a CDS encoding AAA family ATPase produces MIIKEIRIKNFRSYYGDNNHFEFSDGLTLILGDNGDGKTTFFEALQWLFNTTIDRGSIDNVSEMRKSKLEIGESDEVSVYMSFEHDGEKSVEKSFSVEKTGNDAYKVGNISYRGYEANGTEREAVNGKALIDRCYDAFIQRFSMFKGESELDVFDNSAALKELVDKFSDIRKFDVLVENTARFEEKSNAAYTKEMKSDAKVSKEANELDFKIKRVGEDISNIKSDIKDKQTSYDVFSNRLTQLEQNQETSQRYRDIQNRLKTQEEKAIRLRGQIGSVDYSHALLDKMWILCAFPSILNEFQQKCSALSREKRKQERDFDKQQAAALAKLETIKEVQGALINGATELPWYLPDQETMEEMLRDHICKVCGRTVEDNSEAYHFMVHKIEEYKAHVEAKLKREQEKQSLEEQSLFKHDYIEELHSFSISLSGSQEAKVSSIAREIKDRLELVDRLKEDLKVVEGKIQDIVDEKARLLIQAGNVSESLLESQYNDIKGLFEQKNRAEVRLTELNGELKLKTEQLKELQERLDALTPASSKVKTLRDVHRALEEIARAFQNAKKENLRRFLAEMEERANHYVAALSANDFHGEIRLIQTADDSTEIHLFSSNGTEIKKPSGSQRTVMYISVLFAISDFTQQKREEDYPLIFDAATSSFGDSKEGEFYNVISNVKKQCIIVTKDFITKGEVRKNDIQRLECPVYRIKKAKGFDVNNMATIRTIVEKLK; encoded by the coding sequence ATGATTATCAAGGAAATAAGAATAAAGAATTTCCGTAGTTATTATGGAGATAACAACCATTTCGAGTTTTCGGATGGTTTGACTTTGATACTGGGTGATAACGGGGATGGCAAAACGACCTTCTTTGAAGCCCTGCAATGGCTGTTTAATACAACCATTGACAGAGGGAGCATAGATAATGTCTCGGAAATGAGGAAATCGAAACTCGAAATCGGAGAATCGGACGAAGTCTCTGTTTACATGTCTTTTGAGCATGATGGCGAGAAAAGCGTGGAGAAGTCTTTCTCTGTTGAAAAAACGGGTAATGATGCTTACAAAGTTGGCAACATCAGTTATAGAGGATATGAAGCGAACGGGACAGAGCGCGAGGCTGTTAACGGGAAAGCCTTAATAGACCGCTGTTATGATGCTTTCATCCAACGATTCAGTATGTTCAAAGGTGAGTCGGAATTGGATGTGTTTGATAATTCTGCGGCACTAAAAGAGTTGGTCGACAAGTTTTCTGACATTCGTAAGTTTGATGTCCTTGTAGAGAATACAGCGAGGTTTGAAGAGAAGTCGAATGCTGCTTATACCAAAGAAATGAAGTCTGATGCAAAAGTTTCCAAAGAGGCCAATGAGTTAGATTTCAAGATAAAACGTGTTGGCGAAGATATTTCCAATATAAAGAGTGACATCAAAGACAAACAAACTTCATACGATGTGTTTTCAAATCGCTTAACTCAATTGGAGCAGAACCAAGAAACTTCTCAGCGTTACCGTGATATTCAGAACAGGTTAAAGACTCAAGAAGAGAAAGCTATACGGTTAAGAGGTCAGATAGGTAGTGTGGATTATAGCCACGCCCTGCTTGACAAAATGTGGATACTCTGTGCCTTTCCTTCTATCTTAAATGAGTTTCAGCAGAAATGTTCTGCACTTAGCAGAGAGAAAAGAAAGCAAGAACGCGATTTTGACAAGCAGCAGGCGGCGGCACTTGCGAAATTGGAGACCATCAAGGAGGTGCAGGGGGCGCTCATCAACGGTGCTACGGAACTTCCTTGGTATTTGCCTGACCAAGAGACGATGGAGGAAATGCTGCGCGACCATATATGTAAGGTATGTGGACGAACGGTGGAAGACAATTCAGAGGCTTATCATTTCATGGTGCATAAGATAGAGGAGTACAAGGCTCATGTGGAGGCAAAGCTAAAGCGGGAACAGGAAAAGCAGTCATTGGAGGAGCAGAGCCTGTTTAAGCATGACTACATTGAGGAATTGCATAGTTTCAGCATATCACTCAGTGGTAGTCAGGAGGCAAAAGTTTCTTCTATTGCCCGCGAGATAAAGGACCGTCTGGAATTGGTTGATCGCTTGAAGGAGGATTTAAAGGTAGTGGAAGGAAAAATTCAGGACATTGTAGATGAAAAGGCACGCCTGCTGATACAAGCCGGAAACGTTTCTGAGTCGCTGCTTGAAAGTCAGTATAACGACATCAAAGGATTGTTTGAACAGAAAAACCGTGCAGAGGTGAGGCTGACGGAACTGAACGGGGAACTGAAACTGAAGACGGAACAGTTGAAAGAATTGCAAGAAAGGCTTGACGCTCTGACCCCTGCCAGTTCGAAGGTGAAGACGCTGCGCGACGTACATCGTGCATTGGAGGAAATAGCTCGTGCTTTCCAGAATGCCAAGAAAGAAAATTTACGGAGATTCCTTGCTGAAATGGAGGAAAGGGCCAACCATTATGTGGCTGCTCTGAGTGCCAACGACTTCCACGGTGAGATAAGGCTGATACAGACGGCAGATGATTCAACGGAGATTCATCTGTTTAGCTCGAATGGCACAGAGATCAAGAAACCTTCTGGGTCTCAACGAACAGTGATGTATATATCGGTGCTCTTCGCCATCTCCGACTTTACGCAGCAGAAACGTGAAGAGGATTATCCGTTGATATTCGATGCGGCCACTTCATCGTTTGGCGACTCAAAGGAAGGCGAGTTCTATAACGTGATTAGCAATGTGAAGAAGCAGTGCATCATCGTGACCAAGGATTTTATCACTAAGGGAGAAGTGCGTAAGAATGATATTCAAAGACTGGAGTGTCCTGTATATCGTATAAAGAAAGCCAAAGGCTTCGACGTAAACAATATGGCAACCATTCGTACAATCGTAGAAAAACTGAAGTAG
- a CDS encoding ATP-binding protein, whose protein sequence is MKQFSLSANIENGFPDGMQYIVTPNARTAVSTMVNDYHVGIHSFTIIGSYGTGKSSFLLALEEDLRATTRLKHLINPKTLSDAKDYEVLNIIGDYADLSKLLRNALRVEGEDNSVIDELKAYYQYLHTHGKSLVIVIDEFGKVLEHASKNNPEQELYFMQKLAEFVNVPSRQILLLTTLHQNFSSYAKGLTESQRNEWTKVKGRFKEITFVEPIEQILYLASSQYKSQGEQANTKQLYQLALETKFVSSAFAYETAQNLSPLDPFSAFAITSAIQRYGQNERSLFTFLAARGKNSLHDFESKPDLTFNLGYVYDYIIYNFYSYLKDANADSMAWSSIQLSIERAEGQEWDSEETLMSAIWLIKAIGLLNLFSIATFKLTAEQMAKYASLAMAIPDAESILHKLEQFKIIRYAAYKQRLLLFEGTDVDLEAEIKKATGIVPKPISYIVDLEKYFVNRISPVKAHFYQHGTPRYFEYMIREEPVDIVPTGDTDGIIELIFSDKDSLKDVTAFSTDNDHALIFAYFNNADDIIEHLHRIKIYEYITEKVLIDKSDRVANQEIARLKAYEETLLVKAISTNLFEYTENVTWLFKGQHKDVHSLLDFNKLLSEVCDDVYSLTPVMNNELFNRHKLPGTISSARVKYLTALLNHYNEAELGFEPDKFPPEKTIYYSLLKNTGLHRNGQLNDAPNNPDFMSVWTACEDFLHSTISKPRKVSALIKLLSSQPYKLKQGFLDFWIPTYLFLRRQDFALYNVSKGAFMPEVNMEFFDLLPKHPADFELKAYAIDGVKLSFFNQYRQFVRLGEEGSITTDKFVETIKPFFFFYRQLNDYAKHTHKFDHSSTLRFREVLAMAKDPEKAFFEDLPEALGYNRDSLQQEQFVNEYGNIIQRAIRELRSCYTRLINRIEERLIDGLNLESSEYEEYVKEIRMRLSNVRTYLMTDKQREFYTHAITEYDNRAEWYQSVCYTVLDQQLDSLRDEQEEKLLDDLIYMFRTCEKYADISKKTVKGSGEDAYSFDMVTNHGTNIRTQTYVLSEKDKQKATCLEEQLSKVLSGNSNLDVCALLSLLNKKVTK, encoded by the coding sequence ATGAAACAGTTTAGCTTATCAGCCAATATTGAGAATGGTTTCCCTGACGGGATGCAATATATCGTTACGCCTAATGCACGAACGGCTGTTAGTACAATGGTCAACGATTATCATGTAGGAATACATTCTTTTACCATTATTGGCTCATACGGAACGGGAAAGTCAAGTTTCCTATTGGCTTTAGAGGAAGATTTACGTGCAACGACTCGTTTAAAGCATCTGATTAATCCGAAAACACTCTCTGATGCTAAGGATTACGAAGTTCTGAACATTATTGGTGATTATGCAGATTTGTCAAAACTCTTGCGTAATGCTTTGCGGGTGGAAGGTGAGGACAACAGCGTTATAGATGAATTAAAAGCCTATTATCAATATTTGCATACTCACGGCAAATCCCTGGTAATTGTAATTGACGAGTTTGGGAAAGTATTGGAACATGCATCCAAAAACAATCCTGAGCAGGAGCTATACTTCATGCAGAAATTGGCTGAGTTTGTGAATGTCCCCTCTCGCCAGATTCTGCTGCTCACAACCTTGCATCAGAATTTCAGTTCGTATGCCAAAGGGCTTACGGAGTCCCAACGTAACGAATGGACTAAAGTAAAAGGCCGTTTTAAGGAAATCACATTCGTAGAACCCATAGAGCAAATCCTGTATTTGGCCTCTTCACAGTATAAGTCTCAAGGAGAACAAGCCAATACCAAACAGCTCTATCAGCTTGCACTCGAAACTAAGTTTGTCTCCTCAGCTTTCGCATACGAAACGGCTCAGAATTTGTCTCCGCTTGATCCTTTTTCGGCTTTTGCCATAACTTCGGCAATCCAACGATATGGGCAGAACGAACGTTCACTTTTTACTTTCCTTGCTGCAAGAGGGAAGAACTCGCTTCATGACTTTGAGTCAAAGCCTGATTTGACTTTCAACTTAGGATACGTCTATGATTACATCATTTATAACTTCTATTCTTATTTAAAGGATGCCAATGCCGACTCAATGGCATGGAGTTCCATACAACTGTCAATAGAAAGAGCTGAAGGACAAGAATGGGATTCAGAAGAAACACTGATGAGCGCAATCTGGCTTATCAAAGCTATTGGGCTGCTTAATTTGTTCTCTATTGCCACCTTTAAGTTGACAGCAGAGCAAATGGCAAAATATGCAAGCCTTGCTATGGCTATCCCTGATGCGGAATCCATTCTCCACAAATTAGAACAATTCAAGATTATCAGATATGCCGCCTACAAGCAACGGCTCTTACTATTTGAAGGTACGGATGTAGACTTAGAAGCCGAGATTAAGAAAGCGACAGGGATTGTTCCCAAACCGATTTCTTACATCGTAGACTTGGAGAAATACTTCGTGAATAGAATTTCTCCAGTCAAAGCTCACTTTTATCAGCATGGTACTCCCCGCTACTTTGAATATATGATTCGTGAAGAACCAGTAGATATTGTGCCAACAGGTGACACAGATGGCATCATTGAACTGATATTCTCGGACAAGGATTCACTAAAAGATGTAACTGCGTTTAGCACAGATAACGATCACGCTCTCATTTTTGCCTACTTCAACAATGCAGATGATATTATCGAACATCTTCATCGTATCAAAATTTACGAGTATATTACTGAGAAAGTGTTGATTGACAAAAGCGACCGTGTGGCGAATCAGGAAATAGCACGGCTAAAGGCTTACGAAGAGACTCTTTTAGTCAAGGCCATCAGCACGAATTTGTTTGAATACACCGAGAATGTAACTTGGCTTTTCAAAGGGCAACATAAAGACGTACATTCCCTGCTCGACTTCAACAAATTGCTGTCTGAGGTATGTGATGATGTATATTCATTGACACCTGTGATGAACAATGAATTATTTAATCGCCACAAACTGCCTGGTACTATATCTTCGGCCCGTGTAAAATACCTTACGGCACTGTTGAATCATTATAACGAGGCAGAGCTTGGTTTTGAACCAGATAAGTTTCCTCCTGAAAAGACTATATACTACTCACTACTAAAGAATACGGGACTTCATCGAAACGGACAACTAAATGATGCACCAAACAATCCGGATTTCATGTCTGTATGGACGGCTTGTGAGGATTTCTTACATAGTACAATTAGTAAGCCGCGAAAAGTGTCTGCACTCATTAAGTTGCTCTCATCACAGCCATACAAACTCAAACAGGGATTTCTTGATTTTTGGATTCCTACCTATCTATTCTTGCGCCGTCAGGACTTTGCCTTGTATAATGTGTCAAAAGGGGCTTTTATGCCAGAGGTGAATATGGAGTTTTTTGACTTGCTTCCCAAGCACCCTGCTGATTTTGAACTCAAAGCGTATGCCATAGATGGGGTTAAGTTGAGTTTCTTCAACCAATATCGTCAATTTGTACGGTTAGGCGAAGAGGGCAGTATCACTACTGATAAGTTCGTAGAAACGATTAAGCCATTCTTCTTCTTCTATCGCCAGTTGAATGATTACGCTAAGCATACTCACAAGTTTGACCACTCCTCAACACTCCGCTTCCGTGAAGTTTTGGCTATGGCAAAGGACCCGGAGAAGGCTTTTTTTGAAGACTTACCAGAAGCATTGGGCTATAATAGGGATTCTTTGCAACAAGAACAGTTTGTCAATGAATATGGTAACATCATTCAGCGTGCTATTCGTGAACTTCGTTCGTGTTATACAAGACTTATCAATCGTATAGAAGAGCGTTTGATTGATGGACTCAATCTGGAGTCATCGGAATATGAAGAGTATGTTAAAGAGATACGGATGAGATTGAGTAATGTAAGAACATATCTGATGACAGACAAACAACGTGAATTTTATACTCACGCCATCACTGAATACGATAACCGTGCAGAATGGTACCAATCTGTGTGTTATACCGTTTTGGACCAACAGCTTGATTCGCTACGTGACGAACAAGAGGAGAAGTTGCTTGATGATCTCATATATATGTTCCGTACTTGCGAAAAATATGCTGATATTTCTAAGAAAACAGTTAAAGGAAGTGGAGAAGATGCTTATTCCTTTGATATGGTGACGAATCATGGAACAAACATAAGAACCCAGACATACGTTCTGTCAGAGAAAGATAAACAGAAAGCAACTTGTCTTGAAGAACAACTAAGCAAAGTACTTTCTGGAAATTCCAATTTAGATGTTTGTGCTTTGTTGTCTCTGCTAAATAAGAAAGTGACAAAATGA
- a CDS encoding DUF4007 family protein yields the protein MTNKYIFSGHESFPCKTLWLKKGYDFVIQGKDFNSSEAVIDLGVGKNMVAAIRFWLRVFGICENDQLTWLGNYLFNDENGKDKYLEDLATLWLLHFHLIYRNDATLYNWFFTDFQRGRKPFTRESLITYVKRRMIGEGKEKQFNANTVKRDVGVLLQNYCMPRKIQSHEDFSSLLLDLHLLLYREDTKEYVFNNEGKATVIPEIFLYGLLIIKGKDNSISFDTLQELGLIFCMTDLEMLDMLRLLTERYPDLLHYSDVAGIRQVQMIKQVEPRNILSHYYETV from the coding sequence ATGACGAATAAATATATATTCTCTGGTCACGAGTCTTTTCCCTGTAAAACATTATGGTTGAAGAAGGGTTATGATTTCGTTATTCAGGGAAAGGATTTTAACAGTTCCGAAGCTGTGATTGATTTAGGTGTCGGCAAGAATATGGTTGCTGCCATTCGTTTCTGGCTTCGAGTATTTGGCATTTGTGAAAACGACCAACTTACCTGGCTTGGCAACTATCTATTTAATGACGAGAACGGCAAAGATAAATATTTGGAAGACCTGGCAACGCTTTGGCTTTTGCATTTTCATCTTATATATAGAAATGACGCAACGCTTTACAACTGGTTTTTTACTGATTTTCAGAGAGGCAGAAAGCCGTTCACTCGGGAAAGTCTGATTACTTACGTTAAGCGCAGAATGATTGGCGAAGGAAAAGAAAAGCAATTTAATGCCAATACCGTTAAGAGAGATGTGGGCGTATTATTACAAAATTATTGTATGCCACGCAAGATTCAGTCGCATGAGGACTTCTCTTCTTTGTTATTGGATTTGCATTTGCTTCTCTATAGGGAAGACACAAAGGAATACGTTTTTAATAATGAAGGAAAGGCAACGGTCATTCCAGAAATATTTCTCTATGGGTTATTGATTATTAAAGGAAAAGACAATTCTATATCATTTGATACGCTTCAAGAATTAGGTCTTATCTTCTGTATGACAGATCTTGAGATGCTAGATATGTTGAGACTTCTAACGGAACGTTACCCTGATTTGCTTCATTATAGTGATGTTGCTGGCATACGCCAAGTTCAGATGATCAAACAAGTTGAACCACGTAATATTTTGAGTCATTATTATGAAACAGTTTAG
- a CDS encoding DEAD/DEAH box helicase family protein: protein MLKDATFPPHRRYRSRTEWEPIGFFSEALCNATQFDIKLGFFSSSAINILSDGFATFLYNGGRMRMVINDILSMDDKLAIMAGESDVTIPNFDLQNLQEVKNTLSERDKHFFECLAWLIRNERLGLRIVVPKDGEGIAHSKCGLFADGLNRIAFDGSCNFSRTALISNIESITAFCDWDGKSDVFRIDDISEDFERTFSGQDNSVNYLKAEEVKDCIVRNFEVKEIGDLLNEEIELISKCQIDNLPQSVQIILDRAKIKVTSLIKKINEHPIVLSKDEAEPRFPFDEPREYQKQAYENWKANGQKGLFAMATGTGKTLTSLNCLLNIYKKFHFYKALILVPTITLVDQWEEECNRFHFKHIIKVSSKNPNWKSEVDAIKLKEDFNVTDEEPSFIIIATYASFARESIFHELVSFSKKTCRQLLLIADEAHNMGAGRILDRLGGVKFLRRIGLSATPNRQFDDTGNHAIMDFFGCHDGYTFEYDMQEAIDNGFLCRYRYYPHLVRLDDFEMAEYMQISLQLAKFFNTDSESFPMSDDILMRLLLKRKRIIHKAKNKEVIFREIIHNRYAEKGNLKYTLVYVPEGAKPDDNTSDMFDTTETIVDDDYSDSLIDVYTQIVQDVSKTTTVKKFTSAVKGRNEILDKYANGEIEVLTSMKCLDEGVDVPRSEMAIFCASTGNPRQFIQRRGRILRKHPDKHLAVIHDLVVAPEIGSGLENYNMERSLLKGELKRVRDFAVMSENADYAYTELEEILSYYNLPLF, encoded by the coding sequence ATGCTTAAGGATGCTACATTTCCTCCTCATCGCCGATATAGGTCGCGAACAGAATGGGAGCCTATTGGCTTCTTCTCTGAAGCATTGTGTAATGCTACACAATTTGACATCAAGCTGGGATTCTTTTCTTCTTCTGCAATAAATATACTTTCGGATGGCTTTGCAACTTTCTTGTATAATGGCGGTAGAATGCGTATGGTCATTAACGATATTCTTTCCATGGATGACAAGCTGGCAATAATGGCGGGAGAGTCCGATGTGACTATACCTAATTTCGACTTGCAGAATCTTCAGGAAGTAAAGAATACACTGTCAGAGAGGGACAAGCATTTTTTTGAATGCCTTGCTTGGCTAATTAGGAATGAACGATTAGGATTAAGGATAGTCGTACCTAAAGACGGTGAAGGTATAGCTCATTCAAAATGTGGACTATTTGCGGATGGACTTAACCGAATTGCCTTTGATGGTTCATGCAATTTTTCTCGAACAGCATTAATATCGAATATCGAGAGTATTACGGCTTTTTGTGATTGGGACGGAAAGAGTGATGTCTTTAGAATTGATGATATAAGTGAAGATTTTGAACGAACTTTTTCTGGTCAAGACAACTCAGTGAATTATCTTAAAGCGGAAGAGGTAAAAGATTGTATAGTACGCAATTTTGAAGTAAAAGAAATTGGAGACCTATTAAATGAAGAAATAGAACTTATTTCAAAATGCCAAATAGACAATTTACCCCAAAGTGTACAAATTATTTTGGATAGAGCGAAGATAAAAGTAACCAGTCTTATAAAAAAGATAAATGAGCATCCTATCGTCTTGTCAAAAGATGAAGCAGAACCACGGTTCCCGTTTGATGAGCCTCGTGAGTATCAGAAGCAGGCTTATGAGAATTGGAAAGCAAATGGGCAGAAAGGCCTTTTTGCGATGGCAACGGGAACTGGAAAAACGCTTACGTCCCTAAATTGTCTATTGAATATATATAAGAAATTTCATTTCTATAAAGCATTGATATTGGTTCCAACAATTACTTTAGTTGACCAATGGGAGGAAGAATGTAATAGGTTTCATTTTAAGCATATTATTAAAGTTAGCTCCAAGAATCCAAATTGGAAATCAGAAGTTGATGCTATAAAATTGAAAGAAGATTTCAATGTAACAGATGAAGAGCCGTCATTTATAATCATTGCTACTTACGCTTCTTTTGCTCGTGAATCCATCTTCCATGAGTTGGTAAGTTTTAGCAAAAAGACTTGTAGGCAATTGTTGTTGATTGCCGACGAAGCTCATAATATGGGGGCAGGTAGAATATTGGATAGACTGGGAGGGGTGAAGTTCCTTCGCAGAATTGGACTTTCAGCTACTCCAAATCGACAATTTGATGACACTGGAAATCATGCAATCATGGATTTCTTTGGCTGCCATGATGGATATACCTTCGAGTATGACATGCAAGAGGCGATTGATAATGGATTCTTATGTCGTTATCGCTATTATCCTCATCTTGTTAGGCTCGATGATTTTGAAATGGCTGAGTATATGCAAATATCACTTCAATTGGCAAAATTCTTCAATACTGACAGTGAGAGTTTCCCAATGTCTGATGATATTTTGATGAGGCTACTTTTAAAAAGAAAACGCATTATCCATAAGGCAAAAAACAAAGAAGTCATCTTCCGTGAGATTATTCATAATCGTTATGCGGAAAAGGGCAATCTGAAATATACTTTGGTATATGTACCAGAAGGAGCCAAGCCTGATGACAACACATCGGATATGTTCGATACTACGGAAACGATAGTCGATGATGATTATTCAGACAGCCTCATCGATGTTTATACCCAGATTGTTCAAGATGTGAGCAAAACCACAACGGTCAAAAAGTTTACTTCTGCTGTGAAAGGAAGAAATGAAATACTTGACAAATATGCTAATGGAGAAATTGAAGTGCTTACCTCTATGAAATGTTTGGATGAAGGCGTTGATGTACCACGTAGTGAAATGGCTATCTTCTGCGCAAGTACAGGAAATCCACGCCAATTTATTCAAAGGAGAGGTCGTATCTTACGAAAACATCCAGATAAACATTTGGCAGTGATACACGATTTGGTTGTTGCTCCAGAAATCGGATCAGGGCTAGAGAACTATAATATGGAACGGAGTTTATTGAAGGGTGAGTTAAAAAGGGTTCGCGATTTTGCTGTAATGTCTGAAAACGCGGATTATGCATATACTGAATTAGAAGAGATTTTGTCATACTATAATTTACCTTTATTCTAA
- a CDS encoding phosphoadenosine phosphosulfate reductase has translation MKIRHILGISGGKDSAALAIYLKQKYPNLKIEYYNSDTRCELDETEELIKRLGAYLGKIVRLKAAENSVIENPFEHYLKAMGGFLPSPQARWCTKKMKLERFEEYVGDDFAVSYVGIRGDEDRDGYISSKPNIQAIFPFRKNIWSIDVINKFLHNENLDQIVEIYERLCPEGFLHEEILETVRKPITKQFYYSKKMNALLDYDIKLFNHAVFEFLKTTDYPVGKLDDFPLLDNTDILVKDDVFRLLRESGVGVPAYYEEIPFEVDGETGTYCRSRSGCYFCFFQQKIEWIWLYEQHPDLFKKAMEFEKDGYTWNQNESLADLIKPERIRQIKLDIIRRQKESKANNKGTTLAEILGDDIMCTNCFI, from the coding sequence ATGAAGATACGACATATATTAGGCATATCAGGTGGTAAGGATAGTGCGGCACTCGCCATCTATTTGAAGCAGAAGTACCCGAATTTGAAAATCGAGTATTACAATTCTGATACCCGTTGTGAATTGGATGAAACAGAAGAATTGATAAAGCGTTTAGGGGCATATCTTGGCAAGATTGTCAGGCTGAAAGCCGCAGAAAATTCTGTCATTGAGAACCCATTTGAACACTACCTAAAAGCAATGGGTGGATTCCTGCCTTCGCCACAAGCTCGATGGTGTACAAAAAAAATGAAGTTGGAGAGGTTTGAAGAATATGTAGGTGATGACTTCGCCGTGTCATATGTGGGTATTCGTGGTGATGAGGACAGAGATGGATATATATCATCTAAGCCTAATATCCAAGCAATTTTCCCGTTCCGCAAGAACATCTGGAGTATTGATGTCATCAACAAGTTCCTGCACAATGAGAACTTGGATCAGATAGTGGAAATCTACGAGCGGCTTTGTCCTGAGGGATTTCTTCATGAAGAGATACTGGAAACGGTGAGGAAGCCCATCACGAAGCAGTTCTACTACTCGAAGAAAATGAATGCGCTGCTGGACTACGACATTAAGCTGTTCAATCATGCTGTGTTCGAGTTCCTGAAAACGACAGACTATCCAGTGGGTAAGCTCGATGACTTCCCGCTGCTTGACAATACAGACATATTGGTTAAGGACGACGTATTCCGTCTGCTGAGGGAAAGTGGCGTGGGTGTGCCAGCCTACTACGAGGAGATTCCTTTCGAGGTGGATGGCGAGACGGGCACCTATTGCCGCAGTCGTTCCGGCTGTTACTTCTGTTTCTTCCAGCAGAAGATAGAATGGATTTGGCTCTACGAGCAGCATCCAGACCTCTTTAAGAAAGCGATGGAGTTTGAAAAAGACGGCTATACGTGGAATCAGAATGAGAGTCTTGCTGACCTCATCAAACCAGAGCGCATACGCCAGATTAAGCTCGACATCATCCGTCGCCAGAAAGAAAGCAAAGCCAATAACAAGGGAACCACCCTTGCGGAGATTCTTGGCGATGATATTATGTGTACGAACTGCTTTATATAA